In Arthrobacter sp. B3I9, the following are encoded in one genomic region:
- a CDS encoding SGNH/GDSL hydrolase family protein — protein sequence MGDSFTAGIGDPEPGIPGGVRGWADRIAEELSSGRQDFAYANLAISGLVLRQILDQQLATAIALKPDLVTLSAGGNDLIFHRSDPDRLAAMLDAGVGTLSSTGATIVLFTGPDWGDTLLFGHLRGKVAVFNENLRTIAARHNGVVADLWVLRQLSHPQMWDPDRLHFSPLGHHTIAKMVLDTLEVPHSLRPLQPEPLPTGTWRESRAGDAAWFANYLLPWMVSRIRPRGDGVPLAPKRPLPGPVLASPALSPAAATPLVQPRSVG from the coding sequence ACCCCGAGCCGGGCATTCCGGGCGGAGTCCGGGGCTGGGCTGACCGGATCGCCGAGGAGCTCAGTTCGGGACGGCAGGACTTCGCGTACGCAAACCTTGCCATCAGCGGACTGGTGTTGCGCCAGATTTTGGATCAGCAGCTGGCCACGGCCATCGCGTTGAAGCCTGACCTCGTCACCCTCTCCGCCGGCGGCAACGACCTCATTTTCCACCGTAGCGACCCCGACCGGCTGGCTGCCATGCTGGACGCCGGAGTGGGCACGCTCAGCTCCACGGGAGCCACAATTGTGCTCTTTACCGGCCCGGACTGGGGCGACACCCTCTTGTTCGGCCATCTCCGGGGGAAGGTTGCCGTGTTCAACGAAAACCTCCGGACCATCGCCGCGCGGCACAACGGAGTGGTAGCCGATCTGTGGGTGCTGCGCCAGCTCTCGCATCCGCAGATGTGGGATCCGGACCGCCTCCACTTCTCCCCGCTGGGCCATCACACCATCGCCAAAATGGTCCTCGACACCTTGGAAGTACCGCACAGCCTCCGGCCTTTGCAGCCCGAACCGCTGCCGACCGGCACCTGGCGCGAAAGCAGGGCGGGCGACGCCGCCTGGTTCGCAAACTATCTGCTGCCTTGGATGGTGAGCCGGATCCGGCCCAGGGGTGACGGCGTGCCGTTGGCTCCCAAACGGCCACTTCCGGGCCCCGTCCTCGCATCCCCTGCCTTGTCCCCTGCCGCAGCCACACCCCTAGTCCAGCCGCGCTCTGTCGGCTAA
- a CDS encoding dodecin: MSNHTYSISEIVGTSNEGVDAAVRNGIAEASKTLRNLDWFEVKEIRGHLDNGQVADWQVTIKLGFRLER; encoded by the coding sequence TTGTCTAATCACACTTACAGCATTTCTGAAATTGTCGGAACCTCGAATGAAGGCGTCGATGCGGCCGTCCGAAATGGCATTGCAGAGGCCTCCAAGACCCTGCGCAACCTTGACTGGTTCGAAGTAAAGGAAATCCGCGGCCACTTGGACAACGGCCAGGTGGCGGACTGGCAGGTCACCATCAAGCTCGGGTTCCGCCTGGAGCGCTGA